The genomic stretch tttcctccctgcggtgctgggatggaacccaaggccctGTGCACACTAGACAAGTGCCCTACCACACAGCTACTTCTGCAGCTCTCCCCACTAACTTTCTGTGTTGTCTATAGTTAGATAAACTGATTTACATTAGTACTTGATTAAATACTTGGTACATAAGTATATCCTTAAAATGGGGTGCACTGTGAGGACTCCCCAGAGACAGACCAGGAAATACTTCAGAAAATGTACCATTTCTAGGTCAGACCTGCTTGGCACTGAATCCTATGCCTGTTCCTTTCCTTCAGGTCTCCACCTGAGGTCCTTTGTATCTCACCTGCCAGAGATCTAGGCCCAGCACAGCAAAGTTATCATAAGCATAGATATTGGCATCAGGGTAATATTCAGGGTTGTCAATTTCTGGGTGGATCCATATGCCCTTGTAATCTGGGTTGTCAATCTGGCGTGGCTTCCACTCACCCTGTAACAGAAGGGAATCAAAGTGAatagaggggttggggagatagctcagtcggtagagtgtttgccttgtaagcacaaggccctgggttcgatccctagcacccaaaaaaaaaaaaaaaaaaaaaaaagtgaatagagGTGGGTGCATGGCCCACTGTGACCTGCAGTCATGCTGAGAGCCAAGTTCATCTTGATTTTGGGTTTTTGCAGAGCAGGGGacagaacccaggccttgtgcatgctaggcaaaaactctaccactgaactaaacccCCAACTCCCAAACTTACCTTGTATTCAGGGTTCTGAATAACTGGTGGTTCCCACTCTCCATCCATCTCTTCATCCCAGTCCTCGGGCTTCTTAGCATCAGGGTCAGGGATGTGCTCAGGTTTGTCCCAGTCCTGGATGTATGCAAGGAGGTCAGAGTGGACCCAGTTGTCCTCTACACGCTCTGCAGTGGTGGTGGAAAGCCCCTGCCCAAACACCAACCTCAGGTTTGGAGTCTGTGGGGTCATCAATCTTTGCACGCTCATCCCAGTCTTCTGGCTTGGAAGCATCAGGATCCTTTATTTTCTTGGGTGGCAGGAAGTCCCAATCATCCTCCAAGGAGCCTGATTCCACCGGGTTATTGTCAATCTTCACCTCATAAGTGTTGTCAGGCCGTACAATCAGTGTGTAGAGGTGTGTGAATTCATCATCCTGAAGAGGATGGGAGCTGAGTGGCCCCACCCACCAGGCTGGCCTCTGTGCTTCCCAGACAGCCACTTAGCACCACCCCCAGGGACACACCCCCAGGCACACCTTGCACCGGATGTCCTTGTTGATCAGCATGTTCTTGCCCTTGTAATTGAAAATGACATGAACCTTTTTGGTGCCAGGGCCACAAATGTCTGGGCCTAGATGGGAAGCAGATTGAGTGAAAGTCACAGGCTGCCCATTGCTGGGCAGAAAGACCCCATTCTTAAACTCAGGCAAAAAAATGTCAATACAGAGGCTGAAAAAATGAGGTTCAAATCCTGATTATGCTAAGGGGCTATGACAAGAGtcttaagtaaaacaaaacaaaaacacaaaggcaGCACTCTAAAATTCTTTATCCTCATTTGTGAAATCAGGATATACCTATGCATGACCATTCAAAGTAGTCTGGATCTGCAGTCATAACACAGCAAGTCACTATCTGATCTACCCCTTTTAGGTATCCCAGACTCTCCCCACTCTGACATCCCTGACCTCTAGCTACCCCtcccaaagggagaaaaaaaaaattctgattatttAAGTCTATGGTCTCATGAATTCTTTTGAGTTAGGAGGAATTCAAGGACTTTCATTCATTCTCCACCTTCCAACTGAGGGGGCAGTGGTCAGCACCAGGGTGGGGCCCCTCACCAAACATGATGTTGTATTCTGAATCTCCATGCATGTCCGTCTGGTCCAAATTATCAGGAAACAGCTTCACATAGCCACCCCCACAATCAATGTTCTGCTCGTGCTTCACAGTGAACTGCACCACCAGCGTCTGGCCCTTGTTGCTGAAAGGTTCGAATCTGGCCGACAGGGCATAAAAGCGGGCATCCTGGCTGGTCTGCAGCCCTGATACAGGACGGGAGTGTGATTACTGTTGAGCTCCAACCCGGGGAAACCAGACCTCCCACGACACAGACGactccccacccccttccttcctccaacctGCCCAGCTCCTGGGGGATGCCCGGGCTATGTGTGTACTGACTACAGCTTCCGCCAAAAAGTCCTCCTGGATCCCAGAACCCACTCCCTGGCTTACCTTTATCCTTCTCCTGGTCACCGTAGAACTTGCCGGAACTGAGGACGAATTTGCCAAAATCTGATTTGTGTTTGGATTCGATCCAGCGGTCGGTCCACTCGTCTAGGGGGGTCAGAGGAGCAGGTCAGCGAGGCAGTGCTGACCACCCCCACCAACATCTGCCAGGAGCCAAAAGCTGCTGGGGGGGCAGGGAAGGAGATCCTCGCCTCTCCCTATTCCAACCTCCAGTTTGACAATTCTGGAGACTTAAAGAGATCCTGGGGCGAACCCTAACTCCCACCGCAGGAGGCCGCTGCATCTTCCACGTTCCCCAGGGACGCAGGAGAGGAATCGCCCGCGGCTACAGTCCCCAGGGGCCACTATGTTGGCCCTCTGAGCGGTAATTACTGGTAACAAGGCAGATCTGGGCTGGGGGACAGGCCGCGTCGTCGAGGCGGCCTCGAGGAGGGACCAGGCGTTACCTCCGTCCAGAAACTGTTCCTTAAAGTACACGGAGGGCGTGGCGGCGGCCAGGCCGAGGAAGCCAAGCAGCAGCGGCACAGGTAGCAGCATGGCGGGCCGAGGGGGCGGCGGCGCGCGGGCCCTTTAAAACGATCCTCCAGCAGCGGCTCTGCAGTACGGACGGACGCCGTCGCCGGCTGCGCGATTTTATACCCGCCCGCCTCTCAAGCCAACCTGACTCTGCCTTTGGTCCCGCCCTCGCCCCTTTTCATTGGCCTACCACCACAACCGTCCCTTGCCATTCGACCCGAGTCGGCCCAGCATGTTCGGCTGTGCCTCGGAACGCAGGGATCCCAGATGGCCGATTTCTATTGGTCGTACTACCGGCCAATGAGGGTTGACCACGCGTTGTGGGGGACGCCCACTGTTGGGGTGGGGGCCGCTAGCCCCTCGAGCCAGGTCATGTGACCAGGTCTCAGCCCA from Sciurus carolinensis chromosome 17, mSciCar1.2, whole genome shotgun sequence encodes the following:
- the Calr gene encoding calreticulin, which codes for MLLPVPLLLGFLGLAAATPSVYFKEQFLDGDEWTDRWIESKHKSDFGKFVLSSGKFYGDQEKDKGLQTSQDARFYALSARFEPFSNKGQTLVVQFTVKHEQNIDCGGGYVKLFPDNLDQTDMHGDSEYNIMFGPDICGPGTKKVHVIFNYKGKNMLINKDIRCKDDEFTHLYTLIVRPDNTYEVKIDNNPVESGSLEDDWDFLPPKKIKDPDASKPEDWDERAKIDDPTDSKPEDWDKPEHIPDPDAKKPEDWDEEMDGEWEPPVIQNPEYKGEWKPRQIDNPDYKGIWIHPEIDNPEYYPDANIYAYDNFAVLGLDLWQVKSGTIFDNFLITNDEAYAEEFGNETWGVTKEAEKQMKDKQDEEQRLQEEEEDKKRKEEEEAEDKEDEEDKDEDEEDEEDKEEDEEEDATGQAKDEL